The window GGCTCATTTATCAACTTCCTGCAGGCGCTTCCCGGCGAGTTTGGGGGCTTTGGTCTGTTCGACGTAATCCCGGTCACACCCGTTGCCTCGCCGATCTTCCAAACGCTGAATTTTGAGTCTTTGACTCAGGAATTTCGTTTCGCTTCCGATCTCTCGGGCCCAATGAATTTTGTTGTCGGTGGGTTTTATCAGGACACCGACGACGACGAGGCGTTTCAACCGAGAAACATCGCTTCCGGTCTTGAAGACAACTTCCGGTTGCTGCAAACGACACTCGGGATCCCAGGCCCTATCGAAGACATCTGGCCTTTCGGCGACCTGGTTTTTACGTCGAATCGGCCGAGCTCGGTAGAGGAGCTCGGAGTCTTCGGGGAAGTAACCTACGACTTCAACGACCGGTTGACTGGGACGTTTGGTGCGCGCTGGTTTGACACCCAGGTAGAGTTTTCCGAGCGTCAGGCGGGGCTGGCGGCGGGCGTACCCCTGGCCAACGACGCGAGCCTGGACACAATCGCCGCAACAACTGGCGGTCAGACTGACAGTGGGTTTATCTTTAAAGCGGCGTTGGAATATGAGCTGGGCGACAGTACCTACCTCTATGGTTCTGTGGCCGAGGGATTTCGCATCGGCGGCGCCAATGGCCTGATTCCCGATTCCCTGGGCTGCCCGCAGAACCTCATCGACCTAGGGCTTGAAGGCGTCGACACATCACAGTTTGAGTCCGATGATCTGGTGAGTACCGAAATTGGTCTCAAAATGGAGCCGACAACCTGGTCGAGGCTCAACGTTTCGCTGTTCCATATTGACTTTGAGGATATCCAACAGCCTGTTCAGCTGACCTGCGGCTTCCAGTTTGTCGGAAACTTCGGCGCGGCTCGAAGCCAAGGCGTGGAAATCGAATACACCGCCCGCCCAACCGACCGATTGGGCCTCTCGCTGAACTTTGGCTATACCGATGCCGAATTTACCGAGACAACCTTTGGGGGTGCACTCAACTCAGACGGTGACGCACTGCAGTTTGTGCCGGAAATCACGGCCTCCGCCGCCTTTGACTATCTGGTGCCCAACGCCTGGGGCGCGTTCGATCTGATCGTCAACGGAGACTTTAGCTACGTCGACGACAGCATCAGTCGAGTCAATTCCATCGAGCGCCCCCGCGACTCGTATGAGTTTGCCAACCTACGCTTCCGGCTGGCCAATGATCGGTATGGGTTTACGTTTTTCATTCGTAACCTGACCAACGACATTGCCAACCTGGCCGACAATCGATCGTTGGCAGCCGAAACGCCCGGGCGCCCGCGGTTTGTGGTTTCCCGACCGCGTACGGTTGGCCTGGAGTTCAATGTCGATTTCTGAAGACAGTACGGCGGGCGAACATGTTTCGCTAAGCGACGGTACGCGGCTCTACGTCGAGCAACATGGGAGTGAAGGTGTGTGCCTGGTGATGATCCCGGGCTGGGCCTACAGCTGTGAGGTGTTCAGACCAGCCCTTCCCTACCTGGCAAAAAATCATCGTGTTGTGATGTACGACCCTCGAGGTCACGGCCGCAGCTCAGCAGCCAGTGATGGTCACAACTACCGCCAGCACGGTGACGACCTCGCGGAGTTAATAGGTTTGCTCCGCCTGCATCAGGTTGTGCTGGTGGGCTGGTCGCTGGGCGTCTACGATGCTCTGAGCTACGTGCAAGCCTATGGAAACGAGGGCGTCCTGGGACTCGTCCTGGTCGACGAATCTCCTCAAATCATCCGAAGCGACGAGAATGCATGGGGCGAAGGTTCCGAGGAAGAAGTCGCCGGACTGATTAGCCTCGTCCGCAGCAGTTTTCTTGGGTTTTTCCGGGACTATATGGTGAGCGGTTTCGTGGAGCCGCCGCCTGGCGATGTGGTCGACAGGTTTGTCGATGCGGCGGAAACGCTTACGGCGACCCAGGCCGCTGACTTGCTGCAGGATGCAACCCGATATGACTTCACAGATCTACTCAGAAGCTTGGACGATGTGCTTCCGATACTCCATGTTCTTCGGGAGGACTGGTCGGTGCAGGCGACTCGCTGGATCGAGCAGAATCAGCCGTCGGCCAATCACTTTACGCTGGGCAATCACCTGATGCTGATGGAATTTCCCGATCAGTTCTCCAACCGGGTGATGCAGTTTGTCGATTCCGTGGGCGCGTGACCGAGTATTCACCGCAGAGATTGCCGTGGTCCAAATTGCTGGTCATTGCTGCCGCTGCCCTGCACCTAGCGTCCTGCGGCTCAGCTCAGAATCAGACGCTTGAACCCGCGTTGAATCCGACGGAGTTGACCGCCAGCGAGGCTTTGCCTCTGCTGCGCTCTGGGCAACTGAGTGTCGAGGCCTACGCTACGAATCTACTGGATCAGACCCAACAGCACAGCCAGTCTTTCAATGCGTTTCTAGCCGTCGACCGAGCGGCGGTGCTGGAAGCATCCCGGCAGGCCGATACGCAGCGGGCCAACGGCCAGGCCCAGGGCGCGCTCTTTGGTATTCCCATCGCTCTGAAGGATCTCATCGTTACTAGAGACCTCCCGACGACCTTTGGCACTGCTCATTTTTCGGGTTATCAGGCTGAGCGCAACGCCCCGCTTGTCGATCGACTGCTGGCTGCCGGGGCGATCATCATTGGGAAAAACAACAACCAGGAGTTGGCATACGGATCCAATGGCTACAACGCCCACTACGGTCAACAGCTGAATCCCTATGACTCCGCGCGCATCGCCGGCGGCTCCTCTGGCGGAGGCGCGGCCGCCGTCGCGGCACGGATGGTTCCGATTGCGCTCGGGAGCGATACGGCCGCATCGATTCGAGTGCCGGCCGCATTCACCGGACTCTACGGATTTAGACCCAGCACCGGACGCTACGACCTGTCCGGCGTTTGGCCCATCGCACCGACGCTGGATACCGTTGGGCCGTTAGCGCGTTCTCCCCAGGATCTGACGCTCATCGACTCCGTACTGGCTGACGATTTCTCCGAGCTGCCGAAGCTAAACCTTAGGAACCTGCGGCTAGGAGTGCCGCAAACGTATTTTCAGGTCAGCAGCAGCCAGGAGATGCGGAAAACCTTTGAGCAGTTTCTTGGGCGCTTAGAGCAGGCAGGAGTGACGCTCGTACGCGCCGACCTTCCGCGGGCAAGAGAACTGACTGACGCGGGCCTTTACCCCATTTTGTTTCATGAAACCTACCCTGCGGTGACCGCGTTTCTGTCTCGCTGGGCCCCTGAAACAAGCATCGAAACGTTGCATCAGTCGCTCGGCTGGGACGTCAAGGTGTTGTGGGATGAATTTGTGATGCCGAACGCACCAGGTGCTATTCCGGAAGCCGTCTACCGAACCGCTATTGAGGAAGTTCGGCCGGCCATGCAGAAGAGCTACGACGATTATTTTCGGCAGCATCGGGTGGCAGCACTGATTTTTCCGGCAACGGCCGATTCGGCGCCGCCGGCCAATCCACCAAACCCTCAGGAAACCACGATCGACGGCAAGACCGTTTCTATTTTCGTCAACGACGAAAATTCTAGCCCAGGGGCGCTTGCGGGACAGCCAGGCGTGGTGCTCCCGATAGCGTTAAGCAGTCAGGGATTGCCGCTAGCGGTTTCGCTCGATGGAAAGCGTGATCGAGACAGGGAGTTATTGGCGGTTACGGAACTCCTTGCGACGTTGCTTACCCCGTTGTCGCCGCCTCAACTTTGACTCAAAGCCCGACTTGCGGGGTCAGATGAATGAAGCCTATCGGCTAACCATTTGTGCCTCACTAGTCTGACTCTGACGGCTTCGACGCCAAAATTTTATCGGCTGTTTCGCGGGCTTGACCAGCGCAGCGATCAGGGCATGAGCTCCACTCGAGGATCAGGACTCAAGGATTTTGTCGTTTTCTACCGACTTCTGCGTAGAATCTTCTCGAACAGACCACGTTAGAAATGACCTTGTTATTCGTTGATCGGCCGTGACCTGTCAGTCGACGCCTGGTATCCCAAGGAAGCCTCATGCCAAAACCACTACTGACCATCCTTCTGCTCGCGGGACTGAGCTTCGACGCGATCGCCCAGCTTTCCAGCACCTTTACCTACCAGGGGCAGCTGGAGTCGGGCGGCCAGCTCGCCAACGGCAACTTTGATTTCCGTTTTGTTTTATTTGACGCGCCCTCGGACGGCGCCGAGGTTGGAATTCCGTTCGAGATTGACTCTGTTAACGTCTTGAACGGTACCTTCATCGTGGAGCTGGATTTTGGCGACACGCCTTACGACGGCACCCAGCTATGGCTGGACATCGCCGTCCGCCCCGCTTCGGGACCCGGCGAACCTTACACCGGGCTCACGCCGCGGCAAAAGGTTACCGCCGTCCCCTATGCGCTCCATGCCGACATGGTGGCAACCAACGCGATTTCCGCCGCTGAGATTGCCGACGGCGCCGTGGGGCCCGCCGAAATCGCGGGCGGCGCTGTCGGCGCGCCGGCTTTGGCCGGGGCAGCGGTAGGTACACAAGCGATCCAGGACGGAGCAATTACCCAGGCAAAGCTTGCGGCCAACTCGGTTTCGTCGGCGCAGGTGGTTGACGGTAGTCTCGGCGCCGCTGACGTCGCGTCGGACCAGATCCAGCTGCGCGTTCGCGGCTCCTGCGCTGCGGACACTTATCTCGCAGGCGTTAACGCCGATAGTTCGGTGCAATGCGTCGGATTGCCCTATGGGCTTGCCCGGTCCGTCACCTCAAATGTTGGAACTTTTGGCGGTGAGGTTGCTGTGGTGGTGGGCGATGGAAACCGTCCGCTGGTTTCCTTTTACGACGGGCTGACCACCGCCCTGCGTCTCCTGGACTGTCTCAACGACGTCTGCAGCGCAAGCGAAACTCGCACGCTGGACAACAACGGGGTGGTCGGCCGCTTTTCCGATATGGCCCTGCGGGCCAACGGTCTGCCGGCGATCAGCTATATCGATAGCGGCGGTGATCAGCTTAAGTTTTATGACTGTGCCGACGCGCGTTGCACGACAGGCGTGGCACGAGAACTGGCCGGCGTGGGAACCGCCATCCAGGCAACCAGTATCGCTGTTAGAAACAACGGCCGCCCCATCATCAGCTACCACAACGGAGTCACCGACTCCCTAAACGTCTATGACTGCACGAACTCCACATGCACCATCGGCACGGCCCGGACGCTCGACGCCACCGCGTCCGTGGGCTTTCAGTCGAGCGTCGCGATCGGCGTGGACGGGTTTCCCGTCATCAGCTACTACGACGGTGACAACGACCGACTGAAACTCTACGCCTGTAACGGCAGCACCTGCAGCGCCGGTGCGGCTCGGACCCTCGATAGCGACGGCAACGTCGGTTTGTTCACGGCAATCGCCATCAAGTTAGACAATTTCCCCATCGTCACCTACTACGACTCTACCCTTGACCAGCTGAAGGCCTACCGCTGCAGTAACTTCGTTTGCTCTTTTGGCACAGACGTTGTCCTGGATACGCTGAGCAACGTCGGCGGATTCAGCAGCATTGTGGTTCGGCCCGGCGGCTTGCCGATTGTGAGCTACATCGACAACACCAACGGCGATCTCAAGCTTTACGACTGCCTGGACAGCAACTGCAGCAGCGGCATCGCCCGGCGCCTCGACCAGCGTACCGTACTGGCCGGCCCCACCAGCATCGCGCTATCTGAGGAAGGTTTTCCGATCATCGCCTACGAGGACAACACGTCGTCCACGGTTCGTCTGTATCGCTGCGGCGATGCAGCCTGCGAACGGTAATCGCAGTTTCTAATCATAAGGGTTCCGCACACGGTGCCAGGTCCGAACGGCAGTGTTAAAGGGTAGCTAAGGCCTAAGACGGTCTGGGATCAGAGAGCCCCGATGTCACGTACGAGATTTTGGCAAATTGAGCGATGTTCGGTCGTCTCCTGTTGCGGAACGTATGGTCGGGCGCCGGTACGAGCCCTTCCCAACGAACAGACTTCCCAAGCTCTCTTAGCGCGATCGTCGGTACCAATCTGCTAGCGCTCGTCCAATAGCGTACGGCTGGTCCTCCTGCACAAAATGACGGCCAGCACCGATGTACGTCACCTCGATGTTTTTGGCCTTTCCGACCCAGTAATCGGCGGTGCTCGGCGGATTCAACGTGCCGGGGCGCGCATAGAGAAAAAGCCAGGGTATATCGGTCTGCTCCAGCCACTGGTTGTAGGCCGAGACCACGGCTTTCGTATCCGTCGGAACGCCGCCGATCGGCATCATCGCCGGCCAGCTCGCGAGAAATTTGCGAGACTCCGACGTGCGGAACGGCATTCGGTAGTGATTGTGGATCTGCTCGGTCAGCGGCCTCACGACCGCTTGCGGTAGCGCGGACTCGATAAAATAGTTTTCCTCGATGATTTCCCGCGGGCCACTGACCGGCGCCCGCACTCGCCGGAAAAAGGCCGCAGAACCGGGCTGCAGCGCATCGTAGCTATCCGCCGGCATCGTGGGCGCTACAATCGCTTCCATCGTGGCGATGGCGCGAACCTTGTTTGGATGCAGACGAGCATAGTGCAGGCCGAGCGCTGAGCCCCAGTCGTGCATGACCAGCGTAAGGCGTTCCAGGCCCAGTGCGGCGATGAACCCAGCCACCAGCTCATAGTGCTCCTCGAACGTCATCGCTGACTCCTGCGCCGCGGATTGGCCAAAACCCAGCAGATCCATAGCAATAACTCTGCCCTGCCCCTCCAGATGCGGCATGACGTTCCGCCAAAGATAGGACGACGTCGGAACACCGTGCAGAAACAGGATCGGGTCACCCTGGCCCGCCTCGACGTAGGCCAGCTCAAACCCATGCACGGTGACGCCTTTTCTCGGAAGAGTCGGCTCGGACTCAATGGGCAGGGGTGGCGCCTTAAAGCCCGCATAGGCCTCGTTGGCGCCCGACCCCGAGGCGAAGGCCAGTAGGCAAACAAGAAGCCATGTCGTTGTTAGCCGATTGAAGGATCGAGTTATTTCTCCTCTATACGCGCGCAAGTCGGGCATGACGGTTATGCACTCCGTTGTTTGACGGCAAATCGCTATAGCAAAACGCATTAGCCAAACGGGCTGTGGAAATGTCGACGGACCCCCCGGACAGATCGACCAATCCTCAAAGAGCGGAGTCATCGAATGCAGCCCCAACCACCTAACCGAAGCGGGATCTGATAACGTGGTCGACGGTACACGTTGAGAACCGGAGCAAGCTGAATGAAACAGGTGTGGAGTCGAGTTTTTCTTGTCGTTGCTCTAGTGGCTGGAAGTGCTGCCCAGGCGGCCTGGGAGCCACCGGCACTCAGCGAAGAGGACACTCAGCGTGCCGAAAACATGTACCAAACCTACTGCGCGCTCTGTCACGGCAAGGATCGCGAGGGCTATGCTGCCGATCACGCCCCATCCCTTCGATCAAAATCCCTCCTGAGCACCGGGCTGCCCAACTTCGTTTACATGACCATCGGTTGGGGTCGCGCAAACACCGCGATGGAAGGCTACAGTGAAGAAATGGGCGGGCCCTTAAGCCGGGAAGATATCGGGCTGTTGACGGTCTGGCTGGCCCAGGTAGAACCGGTTGAGTTCATCGAGTTGTCCAGCAAATCAGTTGCCGGGGATGCCGCGCGAGGCGCTACGATCTATGCGGAAAACTGCGCCGAATGCCACGGTGAAACGGGCCAGGGTGTCACCGCGCCCTCGCTTGGCGATCAGGCCCTGCTCGCCCACGCCTCCGATCAGTTTCTGCGTTACGCCGTCGTCAACGGCCGCGATGGCACGCCGATGAAAAGCTTCTCGGATGTGCTCAGCGACGAACAGATCGACAACGTGGTGGCCTACCTGCGCAGTCAGTCTTCCGGCTGGAGCCCGAACCCACCGAAGCTTGTGAGCCCACCCTCACCCGATCAGTACGTACTGAACCCGGAGGGCGAGACGCCCACTTTCACGCTGCGGGAGGATCGCTACGTGCCTGCGGCCGAGGTGGTCGCGGCACTGGAGCAGAAAAAACGGTTCATTTTGCTCGACACCCGTCCCGCGTCAGCCTGGCAGCGCAGTCATATCCCCGGCGCTGTGCCCATGCCTTATTACCGGGAAAAGGAGCGTGCGGGAGAGAATCTACCCAACGACGGCACGTGGATTGTCGCTTACTGCGCGTGCCCCCATGCCGCCTCAGACTTTGTCATCAACAACCTCCGCGAACTCGGCTACCAGAAAACCGCTGTCATCGATGAGGGCATTCTGCGCTGGACGTCGATGGGGCTGCCGGTGACGACCGGGGCGGCGATGGCGCCGGACGGTTAACGCGAACTTGCCATCGTTGGATTGATTGGAGGCACCCGCTTGCCGACGGGTCTTCGCATGCGAAAATTTTTCATTGGGATTTTGGTCGTTGTCGCCCTCGCCTAACTCGGCCTTTTCTTGGCGCGTGCGGGAAACGCCACGCTTGATCACGGCGATGAGCTCGACACAGGCATGTACGGAACCGTAGCAATCTTTGGCGCCACCGGAACGATCGGAGACGGCCTGCTCAAGGCAGCGCTCAACGATCCCAAGGTGAAGGCGATTCGGGTGATCACCCGCCGACCATCACCACGTATCGAAGCGGGCGTTGCTACCGGCAGAGTCACCATGACCATCCACAAAGACTACCTGGACTATGCCGGGCTTCTCGACTCGCTCGCCGACGTCGATACGGTTTTCTGGGCGATTGGTATCAGTTCGAGGGGTGTCGATGAGCAGAGGTACCGGGAAATCCACGTGGACTACCCTTCTCGGTTCTTGACGGAGTGGATGGCCGTGAGCCAAAAGCCCAGCGCTTCGTTCCACTACGTCAGCGGTAGCGGTGCTAAGGCCGAATCCCGCATGATGTGGGCTCGAGAGAAAGCGCACGCGGAATCGCAGCTGGCTAATCTTGCTGCCGGTTCAAACGTCCGGGTGGTGTCCTATCGGCCGTCCGCCATCCTGCCGACCGAGGCCGAGGCAAACCTCGGCCATCGCTTGCTTTACGCCGTCCTTTCCCCGATCAAAGCAGCGGTTGCCGCCGAGTCAATCGGACGGGCGATACTGGAAGTCAGCGCAAGAGGCGAGGACTATCCCAATGGGACCATCCTGGAAAACCCACAAATCATTTCACTCGATACGGCGTATCTCGAACGCCATCCGTAGCGCGAACCCGACGGACGAGGCGCATGGGCATTCCCGTGCTGGCAGCTCCCCCTTCCGAGGGCTGGGTATCTCGTTTGCAGGGTCTATCAGGAGGATTCGGATGTCGATGACATTAGAAACTGAAGACATCGGTCGCTGATTTCACCCTCTACTACTCGGGAATCTAGCTAAACTCCAGCACGCTCACATCCCATGACTCCGGCGCTTCAAAGCCCAGGAGGTTGATCGCGGTAGCGGCGAGATTGCTCAGTCCGAAACCAGCGTCTTCCCGCAGCCCGACGGCGCCATCGGAAACGTTGTCGTAAAGAATAAAGGGCACTGGGTTCAGGGTATGGGAGGTCTTTGACTTGAACGAGCCGTCGTCGTTTCGTTTCGGTTCGCCCGCTTTGTCCAGCTCAAACATTTGGTCAGCGTTGCCGTGGTCGGCCGTGATAATGGCGACTCCGCCCATCTCATCCACAACCTTGAGCACCCTACTCAGGGCGAGGTCTACCGCTTCCACCGCAATCATGGTCGCCGCGAAGTCGCCGGTATGCCCAACCATGTCCCCGTTCGCGAAATTCACCCGCAGGAATCGATACTCGCCGGATCTCAACCGGCTGATGAGTTCGTCGGTTACCTCAGCAGATTTCATCCAGGGGCGCTGTTCGAAAGGAATCACGTCGGACGGGATCTCTACGTAGGTTTCCAGGTCATCGGAAAACTTGCCGCTGCGATTGCCGTTCCAAAAATACGTGACGTGCCCGAACTTCTGCGTCTCCGCGATGGCAAACTGCGATACGCCGCTGGCGGCAAGGTATTCCCCCATGGTCTCTTTGATGGCCGGTGGGAACACCAGAAAACGCTCCGGGAGCTGCAGATCACCGTCGTACTGCAGCATCCCCGCATAGGTCACCTTCGGGAAGCGGACTCGGTCAAACGCCTCGAAATCTTCCTCTACGAAGGCGCGGCTGATCTCGATGGCGCGGTCACCGCGAAAATTGAAAAACACCACGCTGTCGTTGTCTTCGATGAGACCGATGGCCTTCCCGTCTTCCGCAATCACAAACGGCGGCAGGTCCTGATCGATCACTCCAGGCTTTTGCTGGCGCAACGCGGTGATGGCCTCGGCGGCAGACTCGAACTGCGGCCCCTGACCCAGCACGTGGGTCTGCCAGCCCCGCTCAACCATGCTCCAGTCGGCCTCATAGCGGTCCATGGTGATGTTCATCCGTCCGCCGCCGCTGGCGATCCGAACATCAAAATCCACCTCCCGCACCTGCTCCAAAAATCGCTCGAAGGGCTCAACGTATTCCAGCGCGGAGGTCTCTGGGACATCGCGCCCGTCCAGCAGGATGTGTACCCTAACCCGTTTCTGCCCGTCCTGCTTCGCGCGCTGGATCAGCGCCTGCAGATGGTTGATGTGTGAGTGGACGTTGCCGTCGGAGAACAGACCCATGAAATGCAGCGTGGAATCGTGGTCCCTGCTGTTTTCGATCACCTCTCGCCAGGGCTGCCCCTGGAAAAGCGCTTCGCTGGCGATGGCCTGGTTGACCAGCGCCGCACCCTGTTCGTAGACCTGGCCAGCCCCCATGGCGTTGTGGCCTACCTCCGAATTGCCCATGTCGCCGTCACTGGGCATGCCTACGGCGGTACCGTGGGCCTTCAGCGCCGTGTTGGGATATTGGGCCAGGAGCCGATCCAGCGTCGGCGTATTGCCGTGGTAGATTGCGTTGCCTTCTCGATTGGCCGACAGTCCCATACCGTCCATGACCACCATCAGGACCGGACCGTTAATTCCTGGGAAGGTGGGGTGTTGCTTTAACATCGCGTTTTCTCCGTACTCGATGCCAGGGTTGCTGGGAGTTCAGTGCTCGCCGGAGCGCTATTGTCTCTCAGGTCGGCAGCGACGTCATGAAAAATCCCGCCTGTGCTGCCGGTCGGCGGTTTTCCGACGCAGTCCAGGGTAGCCGCCCCGCTCGATTGTCTGTTCCAATACAGCGATGGGAAAAAGCCTCCGATTTGAACGCGTGGCGGTGCTCGGCGCTGAGGTCACCGGGATTGATCTCACCGACGATCTATCCAATGAGCTCATTGCCGAAATCGACGAGGGCCTGCTGGAGCATCGCGTGCTGTTTTTTCGGGACCAGGATCTTTCCGGCGACCAGCTGGTTGCGCTGTCCCGTCGCTTTGGTGAGTCGTTTGTGCAGCCGGCGCTGGCGGATCGTTTCCAGGAACTGCTGATCATCGAGACCAACAAAAATCGGCCTCCCTACCTGAACACCTTTCACCAGGACATGACGGGGCTGCCTGAGCCGCCCGGTCTGCATTTTCTTCATGCCCTGGTAGTCCCCGAGGGCGGCGGTGACACGATGTGGTCGTGCAACTACGCGGCCTATGAGGGGCTGTCGGAGCGGTT of the Pseudomonadota bacterium genome contains:
- a CDS encoding TonB-dependent receptor, whose translation is MLKLKRHNARSVRMLVLLGGVLAVQTSLAQNALEEIVVTATKRTESLQTIPLSISAISGEELQARGMTEFFDYAVTIPNLSFGAATDGVLSGRSISLRGIQGSNTTGFYIDDTPITETIDPRILEVERIEVLRGPQGTLYGGRSLGGTIRQITRQPQFDVSESRLRTGLSSTDESSDLNFVVSGSTNVPLSSSAAAIFSILYEENAGAFDRAVGTIPDHLGAPATLDGSPRSVRRDVDDRTTLAAQASFLIETTSGWSIAPRLMYQKTELDGFPLADIDPDNFTQNRDFDTPEGGEDEWYLATLNLKKDFSAGSFVSATSYFDRQTFEFEGSGSFINFLQALPGEFGGFGLFDVIPVTPVASPIFQTLNFESLTQEFRFASDLSGPMNFVVGGFYQDTDDDEAFQPRNIASGLEDNFRLLQTTLGIPGPIEDIWPFGDLVFTSNRPSSVEELGVFGEVTYDFNDRLTGTFGARWFDTQVEFSERQAGLAAGVPLANDASLDTIAATTGGQTDSGFIFKAALEYELGDSTYLYGSVAEGFRIGGANGLIPDSLGCPQNLIDLGLEGVDTSQFESDDLVSTEIGLKMEPTTWSRLNVSLFHIDFEDIQQPVQLTCGFQFVGNFGAARSQGVEIEYTARPTDRLGLSLNFGYTDAEFTETTFGGALNSDGDALQFVPEITASAAFDYLVPNAWGAFDLIVNGDFSYVDDSISRVNSIERPRDSYEFANLRFRLANDRYGFTFFIRNLTNDIANLADNRSLAAETPGRPRFVVSRPRTVGLEFNVDF
- a CDS encoding alpha/beta hydrolase, encoding MSISEDSTAGEHVSLSDGTRLYVEQHGSEGVCLVMIPGWAYSCEVFRPALPYLAKNHRVVMYDPRGHGRSSAASDGHNYRQHGDDLAELIGLLRLHQVVLVGWSLGVYDALSYVQAYGNEGVLGLVLVDESPQIIRSDENAWGEGSEEEVAGLISLVRSSFLGFFRDYMVSGFVEPPPGDVVDRFVDAAETLTATQAADLLQDATRYDFTDLLRSLDDVLPILHVLREDWSVQATRWIEQNQPSANHFTLGNHLMLMEFPDQFSNRVMQFVDSVGA
- a CDS encoding amidase family protein, whose protein sequence is MNPTELTASEALPLLRSGQLSVEAYATNLLDQTQQHSQSFNAFLAVDRAAVLEASRQADTQRANGQAQGALFGIPIALKDLIVTRDLPTTFGTAHFSGYQAERNAPLVDRLLAAGAIIIGKNNNQELAYGSNGYNAHYGQQLNPYDSARIAGGSSGGGAAAVAARMVPIALGSDTAASIRVPAAFTGLYGFRPSTGRYDLSGVWPIAPTLDTVGPLARSPQDLTLIDSVLADDFSELPKLNLRNLRLGVPQTYFQVSSSQEMRKTFEQFLGRLEQAGVTLVRADLPRARELTDAGLYPILFHETYPAVTAFLSRWAPETSIETLHQSLGWDVKVLWDEFVMPNAPGAIPEAVYRTAIEEVRPAMQKSYDDYFRQHRVAALIFPATADSAPPANPPNPQETTIDGKTVSIFVNDENSSPGALAGQPGVVLPIALSSQGLPLAVSLDGKRDRDRELLAVTELLATLLTPLSPPQL
- a CDS encoding haloalkane dehalogenase, with the translated sequence MTPLFEDWSICPGGPSTFPQPVWLMRFAIAICRQTTECITVMPDLRAYRGEITRSFNRLTTTWLLVCLLAFASGSGANEAYAGFKAPPLPIESEPTLPRKGVTVHGFELAYVEAGQGDPILFLHGVPTSSYLWRNVMPHLEGQGRVIAMDLLGFGQSAAQESAMTFEEHYELVAGFIAALGLERLTLVMHDWGSALGLHYARLHPNKVRAIATMEAIVAPTMPADSYDALQPGSAAFFRRVRAPVSGPREIIEENYFIESALPQAVVRPLTEQIHNHYRMPFRTSESRKFLASWPAMMPIGGVPTDTKAVVSAYNQWLEQTDIPWLFLYARPGTLNPPSTADYWVGKAKNIEVTYIGAGRHFVQEDQPYAIGRALADWYRRSR
- a CDS encoding c-type cytochrome — protein: MKQVWSRVFLVVALVAGSAAQAAWEPPALSEEDTQRAENMYQTYCALCHGKDREGYAADHAPSLRSKSLLSTGLPNFVYMTIGWGRANTAMEGYSEEMGGPLSREDIGLLTVWLAQVEPVEFIELSSKSVAGDAARGATIYAENCAECHGETGQGVTAPSLGDQALLAHASDQFLRYAVVNGRDGTPMKSFSDVLSDEQIDNVVAYLRSQSSGWSPNPPKLVSPPSPDQYVLNPEGETPTFTLREDRYVPAAEVVAALEQKKRFILLDTRPASAWQRSHIPGAVPMPYYREKERAGENLPNDGTWIVAYCACPHAASDFVINNLRELGYQKTAVIDEGILRWTSMGLPVTTGAAMAPDG
- a CDS encoding NmrA family NAD(P)-binding protein, encoding MARAGNATLDHGDELDTGMYGTVAIFGATGTIGDGLLKAALNDPKVKAIRVITRRPSPRIEAGVATGRVTMTIHKDYLDYAGLLDSLADVDTVFWAIGISSRGVDEQRYREIHVDYPSRFLTEWMAVSQKPSASFHYVSGSGAKAESRMMWAREKAHAESQLANLAAGSNVRVVSYRPSAILPTEAEANLGHRLLYAVLSPIKAAVAAESIGRAILEVSARGEDYPNGTILENPQIISLDTAYLERHP
- the gpmI gene encoding 2,3-bisphosphoglycerate-independent phosphoglycerate mutase, with the protein product MLKQHPTFPGINGPVLMVVMDGMGLSANREGNAIYHGNTPTLDRLLAQYPNTALKAHGTAVGMPSDGDMGNSEVGHNAMGAGQVYEQGAALVNQAIASEALFQGQPWREVIENSRDHDSTLHFMGLFSDGNVHSHINHLQALIQRAKQDGQKRVRVHILLDGRDVPETSALEYVEPFERFLEQVREVDFDVRIASGGGRMNITMDRYEADWSMVERGWQTHVLGQGPQFESAAEAITALRQQKPGVIDQDLPPFVIAEDGKAIGLIEDNDSVVFFNFRGDRAIEISRAFVEEDFEAFDRVRFPKVTYAGMLQYDGDLQLPERFLVFPPAIKETMGEYLAASGVSQFAIAETQKFGHVTYFWNGNRSGKFSDDLETYVEIPSDVIPFEQRPWMKSAEVTDELISRLRSGEYRFLRVNFANGDMVGHTGDFAATMIAVEAVDLALSRVLKVVDEMGGVAIITADHGNADQMFELDKAGEPKRNDDGSFKSKTSHTLNPVPFILYDNVSDGAVGLREDAGFGLSNLAATAINLLGFEAPESWDVSVLEFS
- a CDS encoding TauD/TfdA family dioxygenase, with the protein product MGKSLRFERVAVLGAEVTGIDLTDDLSNELIAEIDEGLLEHRVLFFRDQDLSGDQLVALSRRFGESFVQPALADRFQELLIIETNKNRPPYLNTFHQDMTGLPEPPGLHFLHALVVPEGGGDTMWSCNYAAYEGLSERFQSMLDGMTCTHSLLKYYARIFARWENGEQKKKEFEERFPPISHPLVRAHPRTGRKSLFINRFFTDRIDGLNADESDALLEFLLRQIERPEFCVRLRWRVGTLAIWDNRCTSHYAVADYFPQRRKMQRASVEGERVS